From the genome of Syngnathus acus chromosome 24, fSynAcu1.2, whole genome shotgun sequence, one region includes:
- the pum2 gene encoding pumilio homolog 2 isoform X5 has protein sequence MSIPCSILGMNDVAWQETRGGMLHANGTPDAGVVRVHSGGPLAAVAGQASGGPHLQGMDRAGNPTPGTPQPPLSGRSQDDAMVGYFFQRQPGEQLGGCAPSKHRWPTGDPNHVDQVRAVDEMNYDFQALALESRGMGELLPAKKLWDSDELAKDGRKGMLLGEEWRDNAWGSSHHSVSQPIMVQRRPGQGFHGNGDANSVLSPRSEGGGLGVSMVEYVLSSSPGDKMDARYRNGGYGGGDPDQDGREKNDGTEKVSPFEEDKSPELKVGDDGDATKANGRSLLNGMDRDCKDFNPTPGSRQASPTEAVERMGPNQAGLEMMAQHHVHAHVHAHTLAHALQQQNHNKGPVEDFQNQEAQNMGGMEQQAGVESLQFEYAGNQIQVDSSGTPVGLFDYNSQQQLFQRSNPLTVQQLSAAQQQQYALAAAQQQHLAGLAPAFVPNPYIINAGPPGTDPYTAAGLAAAATLAGPTVVPPQYYGVPWGVYPANLFQQQAASTANHSANQQASNQGPGPGQPQVMRAGNNQRPLTPGQGQQSQQESLAAAAAAAAANPALAYAGMSGYQVLAPAAYYDQTGALVMGPSARTGLGGPVRLVQTPLLINPAAAQAAAASASGSGNNMSGPPANGMYRSMPQPQPQQQQAPPQNSGLQSSSFSFSVPNTSQSSSLFSHTSAPPPPQSSSLGFSSTGSSLGVGLASALGGFGSSVPSSTSSSVSRRDSLLTSSELYKRGSSSLTPIGQPFYNSLSYSSSPSPIGLTPGHSPLTPPPSLPSSHGSSSSLHLGGLTNGSGRYISAAPGAEAKYRSAGGTSSLFNSSSQLFPPARPRYSRSDVMPSGRSRLLEDFRNNRFPNLQLRDLPGHMVEFSQDQHGSRFIQQKLERASPAERQMVFGEILQAAYQLMTDVFGNYVIQKFFEFGSADQKLALATRIRGHVLPLALQMYGCRVIQKALESISSDQQVISDIVRELDGHVLKCVKDQNGNHVVQKCIECVQPQALQFIIDAFQGQVFVLSTHPYGCRVIQRILEHCTQEQTLPILEELHQHSEQLGQKYQGVSLEMTPKTYYTVSRDALFKDQYGNYVIQHVLEHGRPEDKSKIVAEVRGKVLLLSQHKFASNVVEKCVIHSSRAERALLIDEVCCQKDGPHSALYTMMKDQYANYVVQRMIDMAEPAQRKIIMHKIRPHIATLRKYTYGKHILAKLEKYYMKSGSELGPIGGPTNGLM, from the exons ATGAGCATTCCATGCAGCATCCTAGGTATGAATGACGTGGCCTGGCAGGAGACGAGAGGTGGGATGCTGCATGCAAATGGAACTCCTGATGCCGGAGTTGTCAGGGTCCACAGCGGAGGGCCCCTCGCCGCAGTGGCTGGCCAGGCTTCAGGAGGCCCCCACTTACAAGGCATGGACAGGGCAGGCAACCCCACGCCGGGAACGCCGCAGCCGCCGCTGAGCGGTCGTTCGCAGGACGACGCTATGGTCGGATACTTCTTCCAGAGGCAGCCCGGGGAACAGCTGGGGGGTTGCGCGCCGAGCAAGCACCGCTGGCCTACCGGGGACCCCAATCACGTTGATCAG GTCCGCGCTGTGGATGAAATGAACTACGACTTTCAAGCTCTCGCTTTGGAGTCCAGAGGAATGGGAGAG CTTTTGCCAGCCAAAAAGCTGTGGGATTCCGATGAACTGGCGAAGGATGGAAGAAAAGGAATGCTTCTTGGGGAGGAGTGGAGGGATAATGCATGGGGCTCATCAC ACCACTCAGTCTCCCAGCCAATCATGGTCCAGCGACGGCCGGGTCAGGGTTTCCACGGCAACGGCGATGCCAATTCCGTGCTGTCGCCTCGCTCGGAGGGCGGCGGCTTGGGTGTGAGCATGGTGGAGTACGTCCTGAGCTCGTCTCCTGGCGACAAGATGGACGCCCGGTACAGGAACGGCGGCTAT GGCGGAGGCGATCCGGACCAGGACGGGAGAGAGAAGAACGATGGCACTGAGAAAGTTTCCCCTTTTGAGGAAGACAAGAGCCCAGAGTTGAAAGTGGGGGATGACGGAGATGCCACGAAAGCCAACGGAAGGAGTTTACTAAATGGCATGGACAGAGACTGCAAAGACTtcaa TCCAACTCCAGGAAGCCGTCAAGCTTCTCCAACTGAGGCCGTGGAGAGGATGGGCCCTAACCAGGCGGGACTGGAGATGATGGCCCAGCACCATGTCCACGCCCACgttcacgcacacacccttGCTCATGCGCTGCAACAACAGAACCACAACAAGGGCCCAGTGGAGGACTTTCAGAACCAAGAAGCCCAAAACATGGGTGGTATGGAGCAACAAGCCGGCGTGGAGTCCCTCCAGTTTGAATATGCCGGGAACCAGATTCAGGTGGATTCCTCTGGAACGCCAGTGGGGTTGTTTGACTACAACTCTCAGCAGCAG TTGTTCCAGCGGTCAAATCCCCTCACTGTTCAGCAGCTCTCAGCTGCCCAGCAGCAACAGTACGCTCTGGCGGCGGCTCAACAGCAGCACCTTG CTGGCCTCGCTCCTGCATTTGTGCCAAACCCTTACATCATCAACGCCGGACCCCCTGGAACCGATCCGTACACCGCAGCAGGCTTGGCGGCGGCAGCTACGCTTGCAG GGCCCACGGTGGTTCCACCGCAGTACTATGGTGTTCCTTGGGGTGTGTACCCAGCCAATCTTTTTCAGCAACAGGCCGCATCCACTGCCAATCACTCTGCTAATCAGCAAGCATCCAATCAGGGACCAGGGCCAGGCCAACCTCAG GTAATGCGCGCAGGTAACAACCAGCGTCCGCTCACGCCCGGGCAAGGTCAACAAAGCCAGCAGGAATctttggcggcggcggcggcggctgctgcCGCAAACCCCGCACTGGCCTACGCGGGAATGTCCG GTTATCAGGTGTTGGCCCCTGCAGCTTACTACGATCAGACCGGGGCCCTGGTCATGGGCCCTAGCGCTCGAACTGGACTTGGAGGACCGGTTCGTTTAGTGCAGACTCCTCTGCTCATCAATCCTGCAGCAGCGCAGGCTG CTGCAGCGTCTGCGTCAGGTTCTGGTAACAACATGTCGGGCCCTCCGGCAAACGGCATGTACCGCTCCATGCCTCAACCCCaacctcagcagcagcaggcccCCCCGCAGAACAGCGGCCTGCAATCGAGCTCCTTCTCCTTCTCTGTCCCCAACACCTCTCAGAGCAGCTCGCTTTTCTCGCATACGTCCGCTCCGCCCCCGCCGCAGAGCTCTTCGCTGGGCTTCAGCAGCACCGGCAGCTCCCTGGGCGTCGGTCTGGCGTCCGCTCTGGGAGGATTCGGCTCTTCGG TGCCGAGCTCTACAAGTAGCAGCGTGTCTCGCAGGGACTCCCTGTTGACAAGCTCTGAGCTTTACAAGCGCGGCAGCAGCAGTTTAACTCCCATCGGCCAGCCCTTTTACAACAGCCTAAGTTACTCCTCCTCACCCAGCCCCATCGGACTCACCCCCGGCCACTCCCCTCTCACTCCCCCACCTTCTCTGCCCTCCTCTCACGGGTCCTCCTCCAGCCTTCACCTCG GTGGCTTGACAAATGGCAGCGGGCGTTACATCTCCGCAGCACCCGGAGCCGAGGCCAAGTACCGCAGCGCCGGCGGGACGTCCAGCCTATTCAATTCCAGCAGCCAGCTCTTCCCGCCGGCTCGGCCCCGCTACAGCCGCTCGGACGTGATGCCGTCCGGCCGCAGCCGCCTCCTGGAAGACTTTAGGAACAACCGCTTCCCCAACCTTCAGCTCCGAGACCTGCCTGGACACATGGTGGAGTTCTCTCAAGACCAACATGGATCCAG ATTCATCCAGCAGAAGCTGGAGAGGGCCAGTCCCGCTGAGAGACAGATGGTTTTCGGAGAGATTCTCCAAGCCGCGTACCAGCTGATGACAGATGTGTTCGGCAACTACGTCATCCAGAAGTTCTTCGAG TTTGGTAGCGCTGACCAGAAGCTGGCTTTGGCCACTCGCATCCGCGGCCATGTCCTCCCGCTGGCCTTACAGATGTACGGCTGCAGGGTGATTCAAAAAGCCCTGGAGTCCATTTCTTCTGACCAGCAGGTAATT AGCGACATTGTTCGTGAGCTGGATGGCCATGTTTTAAAGTGTGTGAAGGACCAGAATGGAAACCACGTGGTGCAGAAGTGCATTGAGTGTGTGCAGCCTCAAGCGCTACAGTTCATTATCGATGCCTTCCAAGGCCAG GTTTTTGTCCTCTCCACGCACCCCTACGGCTGTAGAGTCATCCAACGGATTTTGGAGCACTGCACCCAGGAGCAGACTTTGCCAATACTGGAAGAGCTGCATCAGCACTCGGAGCAGCTGGGGCAG AAATATCAAGGCGTATCATTGGAGATGACACCCAAAACATATTATACAGTGTCCCGTGATGCACTGTTCAAG GATCAGTACGGCAACTACGTAATTCAGCATGTTTTGGAGCACGGGAGACCGGAAGACAAGAGCAAGATTGTTGCAGAAGTGCGTGGGAAAGTCCTTCTACTCAGCCAACATAAATTTGCAAG CAACGTGGTGGAGAAGTGCGTGATCCACTCCTCACGTGCCGAGAGAGCTCTCCTGATCGACGAGGTGTGCTGCCAGAAGGACGGCCCCCACAGCGCCCTGTACACGATGATGAAGGACCAGTACGCCAACTACGTTGTCCAAAGAATGATCGACATGGCTGAACCTGCTCAGCGCAAAATCATCATGCACAAG ATCCGGCCTCACATTGCCACCTTACGCAAGTACACCTATGGGAAACACATTCTGGCCAAGCTGGAAAAGTACTACATGAAGAGCGGATCTGAGTTGGGTCCCATCGGTGGCCCCACAAACGGCCTCATGTAG
- the pum2 gene encoding pumilio homolog 2 isoform X3 has protein sequence MSIPCSILGMNDVAWQETRGGMLHANGTPDAGVVRVHSGGPLAAVAGQASGGPHLQGMDRAGNPTPGTPQPPLSGRSQDDAMVGYFFQRQPGEQLGGCAPSKHRWPTGDPNHVDQVRAVDEMNYDFQALALESRGMGELLPAKKLWDSDELAKDGRKGMLLGEEWRDNAWGSSHHSVSQPIMVQRRPGQGFHGNGDANSVLSPRSEGGGLGVSMVEYVLSSSPGDKMDARYRNGGYGGGDPDQDGREKNDGTEKVSPFEEDKSPELKVGDDGDATKANGRSLLNGMDRDCKDFNPTPGSRQASPTEAVERMGPNQAGLEMMAQHHVHAHVHAHTLAHALQQQNHNKGPVEDFQNQEAQNMGGMEQQAGVESLQFEYAGNQIQVDSSGTPVGLFDYNSQQQLFQRSNPLTVQQLSAAQQQQYALAAAQQQHLAGLAPAFVPNPYIINAGPPGTDPYTAAGLAAAATLAGPTVVPPQYYGVPWGVYPANLFQQQAASTANHSANQQASNQGPGPGQPQQVMRAGNNQRPLTPGQGQQSQQESLAAAAAAAAANPALAYAGMSGYQVLAPAAYYDQTGALVMGPSARTGLGGPVRLVQTPLLINPAAAQAAAASASGSGNNMSGPPANGMYRSMPQPQPQQQQAPPQNSGLQSSSFSFSVPNTSQSSSLFSHTSAPPPPQSSSLGFSSTGSSLGVGLASALGGFGSSVPSSTSSSVSRRDSLLTSSELYKRGSSSLTPIGQPFYNSLSYSSSPSPIGLTPGHSPLTPPPSLPSSHGSSSSLHLGGLTNGSGRYISAAPGAEAKYRSAGGTSSLFNSSSQLFPPARPRYSRSDVMPSGRSRLLEDFRNNRFPNLQLRDLPGHMVEFSQDQHGSRFIQQKLERASPAERQMVFGEILQAAYQLMTDVFGNYVIQKFFEFGSADQKLALATRIRGHVLPLALQMYGCRVIQKALESISSDQQVISDIVRELDGHVLKCVKDQNGNHVVQKCIECVQPQALQFIIDAFQGQVFVLSTHPYGCRVIQRILEHCTQEQTLPILEELHQHSEQLGQKYQGVSLEMTPKTYYTVSRDALFKDQYGNYVIQHVLEHGRPEDKSKIVAEVRGKVLLLSQHKFASNVVEKCVIHSSRAERALLIDEVCCQKDGPHSALYTMMKDQYANYVVQRMIDMAEPAQRKIIMHKIRPHIATLRKYTYGKHILAKLEKYYMKSGSELGPIGGPTNGLM, from the exons ATGAGCATTCCATGCAGCATCCTAGGTATGAATGACGTGGCCTGGCAGGAGACGAGAGGTGGGATGCTGCATGCAAATGGAACTCCTGATGCCGGAGTTGTCAGGGTCCACAGCGGAGGGCCCCTCGCCGCAGTGGCTGGCCAGGCTTCAGGAGGCCCCCACTTACAAGGCATGGACAGGGCAGGCAACCCCACGCCGGGAACGCCGCAGCCGCCGCTGAGCGGTCGTTCGCAGGACGACGCTATGGTCGGATACTTCTTCCAGAGGCAGCCCGGGGAACAGCTGGGGGGTTGCGCGCCGAGCAAGCACCGCTGGCCTACCGGGGACCCCAATCACGTTGATCAG GTCCGCGCTGTGGATGAAATGAACTACGACTTTCAAGCTCTCGCTTTGGAGTCCAGAGGAATGGGAGAG CTTTTGCCAGCCAAAAAGCTGTGGGATTCCGATGAACTGGCGAAGGATGGAAGAAAAGGAATGCTTCTTGGGGAGGAGTGGAGGGATAATGCATGGGGCTCATCAC ACCACTCAGTCTCCCAGCCAATCATGGTCCAGCGACGGCCGGGTCAGGGTTTCCACGGCAACGGCGATGCCAATTCCGTGCTGTCGCCTCGCTCGGAGGGCGGCGGCTTGGGTGTGAGCATGGTGGAGTACGTCCTGAGCTCGTCTCCTGGCGACAAGATGGACGCCCGGTACAGGAACGGCGGCTAT GGCGGAGGCGATCCGGACCAGGACGGGAGAGAGAAGAACGATGGCACTGAGAAAGTTTCCCCTTTTGAGGAAGACAAGAGCCCAGAGTTGAAAGTGGGGGATGACGGAGATGCCACGAAAGCCAACGGAAGGAGTTTACTAAATGGCATGGACAGAGACTGCAAAGACTtcaa TCCAACTCCAGGAAGCCGTCAAGCTTCTCCAACTGAGGCCGTGGAGAGGATGGGCCCTAACCAGGCGGGACTGGAGATGATGGCCCAGCACCATGTCCACGCCCACgttcacgcacacacccttGCTCATGCGCTGCAACAACAGAACCACAACAAGGGCCCAGTGGAGGACTTTCAGAACCAAGAAGCCCAAAACATGGGTGGTATGGAGCAACAAGCCGGCGTGGAGTCCCTCCAGTTTGAATATGCCGGGAACCAGATTCAGGTGGATTCCTCTGGAACGCCAGTGGGGTTGTTTGACTACAACTCTCAGCAGCAG TTGTTCCAGCGGTCAAATCCCCTCACTGTTCAGCAGCTCTCAGCTGCCCAGCAGCAACAGTACGCTCTGGCGGCGGCTCAACAGCAGCACCTTG CTGGCCTCGCTCCTGCATTTGTGCCAAACCCTTACATCATCAACGCCGGACCCCCTGGAACCGATCCGTACACCGCAGCAGGCTTGGCGGCGGCAGCTACGCTTGCAG GGCCCACGGTGGTTCCACCGCAGTACTATGGTGTTCCTTGGGGTGTGTACCCAGCCAATCTTTTTCAGCAACAGGCCGCATCCACTGCCAATCACTCTGCTAATCAGCAAGCATCCAATCAGGGACCAGGGCCAGGCCAACCTCAG CAGGTAATGCGCGCAGGTAACAACCAGCGTCCGCTCACGCCCGGGCAAGGTCAACAAAGCCAGCAGGAATctttggcggcggcggcggcggctgctgcCGCAAACCCCGCACTGGCCTACGCGGGAATGTCCG GTTATCAGGTGTTGGCCCCTGCAGCTTACTACGATCAGACCGGGGCCCTGGTCATGGGCCCTAGCGCTCGAACTGGACTTGGAGGACCGGTTCGTTTAGTGCAGACTCCTCTGCTCATCAATCCTGCAGCAGCGCAGGCTG CTGCAGCGTCTGCGTCAGGTTCTGGTAACAACATGTCGGGCCCTCCGGCAAACGGCATGTACCGCTCCATGCCTCAACCCCaacctcagcagcagcaggcccCCCCGCAGAACAGCGGCCTGCAATCGAGCTCCTTCTCCTTCTCTGTCCCCAACACCTCTCAGAGCAGCTCGCTTTTCTCGCATACGTCCGCTCCGCCCCCGCCGCAGAGCTCTTCGCTGGGCTTCAGCAGCACCGGCAGCTCCCTGGGCGTCGGTCTGGCGTCCGCTCTGGGAGGATTCGGCTCTTCGG TGCCGAGCTCTACAAGTAGCAGCGTGTCTCGCAGGGACTCCCTGTTGACAAGCTCTGAGCTTTACAAGCGCGGCAGCAGCAGTTTAACTCCCATCGGCCAGCCCTTTTACAACAGCCTAAGTTACTCCTCCTCACCCAGCCCCATCGGACTCACCCCCGGCCACTCCCCTCTCACTCCCCCACCTTCTCTGCCCTCCTCTCACGGGTCCTCCTCCAGCCTTCACCTCG GTGGCTTGACAAATGGCAGCGGGCGTTACATCTCCGCAGCACCCGGAGCCGAGGCCAAGTACCGCAGCGCCGGCGGGACGTCCAGCCTATTCAATTCCAGCAGCCAGCTCTTCCCGCCGGCTCGGCCCCGCTACAGCCGCTCGGACGTGATGCCGTCCGGCCGCAGCCGCCTCCTGGAAGACTTTAGGAACAACCGCTTCCCCAACCTTCAGCTCCGAGACCTGCCTGGACACATGGTGGAGTTCTCTCAAGACCAACATGGATCCAG ATTCATCCAGCAGAAGCTGGAGAGGGCCAGTCCCGCTGAGAGACAGATGGTTTTCGGAGAGATTCTCCAAGCCGCGTACCAGCTGATGACAGATGTGTTCGGCAACTACGTCATCCAGAAGTTCTTCGAG TTTGGTAGCGCTGACCAGAAGCTGGCTTTGGCCACTCGCATCCGCGGCCATGTCCTCCCGCTGGCCTTACAGATGTACGGCTGCAGGGTGATTCAAAAAGCCCTGGAGTCCATTTCTTCTGACCAGCAGGTAATT AGCGACATTGTTCGTGAGCTGGATGGCCATGTTTTAAAGTGTGTGAAGGACCAGAATGGAAACCACGTGGTGCAGAAGTGCATTGAGTGTGTGCAGCCTCAAGCGCTACAGTTCATTATCGATGCCTTCCAAGGCCAG GTTTTTGTCCTCTCCACGCACCCCTACGGCTGTAGAGTCATCCAACGGATTTTGGAGCACTGCACCCAGGAGCAGACTTTGCCAATACTGGAAGAGCTGCATCAGCACTCGGAGCAGCTGGGGCAG AAATATCAAGGCGTATCATTGGAGATGACACCCAAAACATATTATACAGTGTCCCGTGATGCACTGTTCAAG GATCAGTACGGCAACTACGTAATTCAGCATGTTTTGGAGCACGGGAGACCGGAAGACAAGAGCAAGATTGTTGCAGAAGTGCGTGGGAAAGTCCTTCTACTCAGCCAACATAAATTTGCAAG CAACGTGGTGGAGAAGTGCGTGATCCACTCCTCACGTGCCGAGAGAGCTCTCCTGATCGACGAGGTGTGCTGCCAGAAGGACGGCCCCCACAGCGCCCTGTACACGATGATGAAGGACCAGTACGCCAACTACGTTGTCCAAAGAATGATCGACATGGCTGAACCTGCTCAGCGCAAAATCATCATGCACAAG ATCCGGCCTCACATTGCCACCTTACGCAAGTACACCTATGGGAAACACATTCTGGCCAAGCTGGAAAAGTACTACATGAAGAGCGGATCTGAGTTGGGTCCCATCGGTGGCCCCACAAACGGCCTCATGTAG
- the pum2 gene encoding pumilio homolog 2 isoform X7 has translation MSIPCSILGMNDVAWQETRGGMLHANGTPDAGVVRVHSGGPLAAVAGQASGGPHLQGMDRAGNPTPGTPQPPLSGRSQDDAMVGYFFQRQPGEQLGGCAPSKHRWPTGDPNHVDQVRAVDEMNYDFQALALESRGMGELLPAKKLWDSDELAKDGRKGMLLGEEWRDNAWGSSHHSVSQPIMVQRRPGQGFHGNGDANSVLSPRSEGGGLGVSMVEYVLSSSPGDKMDARYRNGGYGGGDPDQDGREKNDGTEKVSPFEEDKSPELKVGDDGDATKANGRSLLNGMDRDCKDFNPTPGSRQASPTEAVERMGPNQAGLEMMAQHHVHAHVHAHTLAHALQQQNHNKGPVEDFQNQEAQNMGGMEQQAGVESLQFEYAGNQIQVDSSGTPVGLFDYNSQQQLFQRSNPLTVQQLSAAQQQQYALAAAQQQHLAGLAPAFVPNPYIINAGPPGTDPYTAAGLAAAATLAGPTVVPPQYYGVPWGVYPANLFQQQAASTANHSANQQASNQGPGPGQPQVMRAGNNQRPLTPGQGQQSQQESLAAAAAAAAANPALAYAGMSGYQVLAPAAYYDQTGALVMGPSARTGLGGPVRLVQTPLLINPAAAQAAAAASASGSGNNMSGPPANGMYRSMPQPQPQQQQAPPQNSGLQSSSFSFSVPNTSQSSSLFSHTSAPPPPQSSSLGFSSTGSSLGVGLASALGGFGSSVPSSTSSSVSRRDSLLTSSELYKRGSSSLTPIGQPFYNSLSYSSSPSPIGLTPGHSPLTPPPSLPSSHGSSSSLHLGGLTNGSGRYISAAPGAEAKYRSAGGTSSLFNSSSQLFPPARPRYSRSDVMPSGRSRLLEDFRNNRFPNLQLRDLPGHMVEFSQDQHGSRFIQQKLERASPAERQMVFGEILQAAYQLMTDVFGNYVIQKFFEFGSADQKLALATRIRGHVLPLALQMYGCRVIQKALESISSDQQVISDIVRELDGHVLKCVKDQNGNHVVQKCIECVQPQALQFIIDAFQGQVFVLSTHPYGCRVIQRILEHCTQEQTLPILEELHQHSEQLGQDQYGNYVIQHVLEHGRPEDKSKIVAEVRGKVLLLSQHKFASNVVEKCVIHSSRAERALLIDEVCCQKDGPHSALYTMMKDQYANYVVQRMIDMAEPAQRKIIMHKIRPHIATLRKYTYGKHILAKLEKYYMKSGSELGPIGGPTNGLM, from the exons ATGAGCATTCCATGCAGCATCCTAGGTATGAATGACGTGGCCTGGCAGGAGACGAGAGGTGGGATGCTGCATGCAAATGGAACTCCTGATGCCGGAGTTGTCAGGGTCCACAGCGGAGGGCCCCTCGCCGCAGTGGCTGGCCAGGCTTCAGGAGGCCCCCACTTACAAGGCATGGACAGGGCAGGCAACCCCACGCCGGGAACGCCGCAGCCGCCGCTGAGCGGTCGTTCGCAGGACGACGCTATGGTCGGATACTTCTTCCAGAGGCAGCCCGGGGAACAGCTGGGGGGTTGCGCGCCGAGCAAGCACCGCTGGCCTACCGGGGACCCCAATCACGTTGATCAG GTCCGCGCTGTGGATGAAATGAACTACGACTTTCAAGCTCTCGCTTTGGAGTCCAGAGGAATGGGAGAG CTTTTGCCAGCCAAAAAGCTGTGGGATTCCGATGAACTGGCGAAGGATGGAAGAAAAGGAATGCTTCTTGGGGAGGAGTGGAGGGATAATGCATGGGGCTCATCAC ACCACTCAGTCTCCCAGCCAATCATGGTCCAGCGACGGCCGGGTCAGGGTTTCCACGGCAACGGCGATGCCAATTCCGTGCTGTCGCCTCGCTCGGAGGGCGGCGGCTTGGGTGTGAGCATGGTGGAGTACGTCCTGAGCTCGTCTCCTGGCGACAAGATGGACGCCCGGTACAGGAACGGCGGCTAT GGCGGAGGCGATCCGGACCAGGACGGGAGAGAGAAGAACGATGGCACTGAGAAAGTTTCCCCTTTTGAGGAAGACAAGAGCCCAGAGTTGAAAGTGGGGGATGACGGAGATGCCACGAAAGCCAACGGAAGGAGTTTACTAAATGGCATGGACAGAGACTGCAAAGACTtcaa TCCAACTCCAGGAAGCCGTCAAGCTTCTCCAACTGAGGCCGTGGAGAGGATGGGCCCTAACCAGGCGGGACTGGAGATGATGGCCCAGCACCATGTCCACGCCCACgttcacgcacacacccttGCTCATGCGCTGCAACAACAGAACCACAACAAGGGCCCAGTGGAGGACTTTCAGAACCAAGAAGCCCAAAACATGGGTGGTATGGAGCAACAAGCCGGCGTGGAGTCCCTCCAGTTTGAATATGCCGGGAACCAGATTCAGGTGGATTCCTCTGGAACGCCAGTGGGGTTGTTTGACTACAACTCTCAGCAGCAG TTGTTCCAGCGGTCAAATCCCCTCACTGTTCAGCAGCTCTCAGCTGCCCAGCAGCAACAGTACGCTCTGGCGGCGGCTCAACAGCAGCACCTTG CTGGCCTCGCTCCTGCATTTGTGCCAAACCCTTACATCATCAACGCCGGACCCCCTGGAACCGATCCGTACACCGCAGCAGGCTTGGCGGCGGCAGCTACGCTTGCAG GGCCCACGGTGGTTCCACCGCAGTACTATGGTGTTCCTTGGGGTGTGTACCCAGCCAATCTTTTTCAGCAACAGGCCGCATCCACTGCCAATCACTCTGCTAATCAGCAAGCATCCAATCAGGGACCAGGGCCAGGCCAACCTCAG GTAATGCGCGCAGGTAACAACCAGCGTCCGCTCACGCCCGGGCAAGGTCAACAAAGCCAGCAGGAATctttggcggcggcggcggcggctgctgcCGCAAACCCCGCACTGGCCTACGCGGGAATGTCCG GTTATCAGGTGTTGGCCCCTGCAGCTTACTACGATCAGACCGGGGCCCTGGTCATGGGCCCTAGCGCTCGAACTGGACTTGGAGGACCGGTTCGTTTAGTGCAGACTCCTCTGCTCATCAATCCTGCAGCAGCGCAGGCTG CAGCTGCAGCGTCTGCGTCAGGTTCTGGTAACAACATGTCGGGCCCTCCGGCAAACGGCATGTACCGCTCCATGCCTCAACCCCaacctcagcagcagcaggcccCCCCGCAGAACAGCGGCCTGCAATCGAGCTCCTTCTCCTTCTCTGTCCCCAACACCTCTCAGAGCAGCTCGCTTTTCTCGCATACGTCCGCTCCGCCCCCGCCGCAGAGCTCTTCGCTGGGCTTCAGCAGCACCGGCAGCTCCCTGGGCGTCGGTCTGGCGTCCGCTCTGGGAGGATTCGGCTCTTCGG TGCCGAGCTCTACAAGTAGCAGCGTGTCTCGCAGGGACTCCCTGTTGACAAGCTCTGAGCTTTACAAGCGCGGCAGCAGCAGTTTAACTCCCATCGGCCAGCCCTTTTACAACAGCCTAAGTTACTCCTCCTCACCCAGCCCCATCGGACTCACCCCCGGCCACTCCCCTCTCACTCCCCCACCTTCTCTGCCCTCCTCTCACGGGTCCTCCTCCAGCCTTCACCTCG GTGGCTTGACAAATGGCAGCGGGCGTTACATCTCCGCAGCACCCGGAGCCGAGGCCAAGTACCGCAGCGCCGGCGGGACGTCCAGCCTATTCAATTCCAGCAGCCAGCTCTTCCCGCCGGCTCGGCCCCGCTACAGCCGCTCGGACGTGATGCCGTCCGGCCGCAGCCGCCTCCTGGAAGACTTTAGGAACAACCGCTTCCCCAACCTTCAGCTCCGAGACCTGCCTGGACACATGGTGGAGTTCTCTCAAGACCAACATGGATCCAG ATTCATCCAGCAGAAGCTGGAGAGGGCCAGTCCCGCTGAGAGACAGATGGTTTTCGGAGAGATTCTCCAAGCCGCGTACCAGCTGATGACAGATGTGTTCGGCAACTACGTCATCCAGAAGTTCTTCGAG TTTGGTAGCGCTGACCAGAAGCTGGCTTTGGCCACTCGCATCCGCGGCCATGTCCTCCCGCTGGCCTTACAGATGTACGGCTGCAGGGTGATTCAAAAAGCCCTGGAGTCCATTTCTTCTGACCAGCAGGTAATT AGCGACATTGTTCGTGAGCTGGATGGCCATGTTTTAAAGTGTGTGAAGGACCAGAATGGAAACCACGTGGTGCAGAAGTGCATTGAGTGTGTGCAGCCTCAAGCGCTACAGTTCATTATCGATGCCTTCCAAGGCCAG GTTTTTGTCCTCTCCACGCACCCCTACGGCTGTAGAGTCATCCAACGGATTTTGGAGCACTGCACCCAGGAGCAGACTTTGCCAATACTGGAAGAGCTGCATCAGCACTCGGAGCAGCTGGGGCAG GATCAGTACGGCAACTACGTAATTCAGCATGTTTTGGAGCACGGGAGACCGGAAGACAAGAGCAAGATTGTTGCAGAAGTGCGTGGGAAAGTCCTTCTACTCAGCCAACATAAATTTGCAAG CAACGTGGTGGAGAAGTGCGTGATCCACTCCTCACGTGCCGAGAGAGCTCTCCTGATCGACGAGGTGTGCTGCCAGAAGGACGGCCCCCACAGCGCCCTGTACACGATGATGAAGGACCAGTACGCCAACTACGTTGTCCAAAGAATGATCGACATGGCTGAACCTGCTCAGCGCAAAATCATCATGCACAAG ATCCGGCCTCACATTGCCACCTTACGCAAGTACACCTATGGGAAACACATTCTGGCCAAGCTGGAAAAGTACTACATGAAGAGCGGATCTGAGTTGGGTCCCATCGGTGGCCCCACAAACGGCCTCATGTAG